A single window of Ficedula albicollis isolate OC2 unplaced genomic scaffold, FicAlb1.5 N00409, whole genome shotgun sequence DNA harbors:
- the LOC107604374 gene encoding pollen-specific leucine-rich repeat extensin-like protein 1 has protein sequence MTQKVTETPDVEAKAPNPDVPDPKIGSQALLVEESDTDVEEEDPDVEPPKRLKMTQKVTETPDVEAKAANPDVPGPKTGSQVFLVDSDTDVEEEDPDVQPPKRLKMTQNTPETPDVEAKAPNPDVPDPKIGSQALLVEESDTDVEEEDPDVEPPKRLKMTQKVTETPDVEAKAANPDVPGPKTGSQAFLVDSDTDVEEEDPDVQPPKRLKMTQNTPETPDVEAKAPNPDVPDPKIGSQALLVEESDTDVEEEDPDVEPPKRLKMTQKVTETPDVEAKAANPDVPGPKTGSQAFLVDSDTDVEEEDPDVQPPKRLKMTQNTPETPDVEAKAPNPDVPDPKIGSQAFLVDSDTDVEEEEGPDPDVGSHRNPKPAPNAPETPDVRPRRPNPDAGGPGSRCGALVVESDTDVEEEDPDVQPPKRRKTAQNAPGSPDVGPEPPDPDVGRLQGTARIPDVRVEEGWDPDVATQAFLPPNPDVESPKRLKVTRSPPRIPDVEEEGESDPDVATQLFLPSPDVESPESPKTAPKVPDVEGPPSLDPDVGTQLFLSPDPDVGSPEQLEMTPNPPRTPDVREETPAPAPEEEEEGSDPDVATQMFLRPDPDVGGSKRPRITPNPPQIPDVEEEDESDPDVATQMFLPSPDVGSPKQPKITPNPPEIPDVEEEIPDVEEEEESGPDVATQLFLRPNPDVGGPKSLSMTQNTPRVPDVEEEEEEPGPDVATQLFLLCPDVENPESPKTAPRVPDVEEEDEPGPDVATQLFPPPNPDVGSPKNPKAAPRPLGIPDVEEEGEEPGPDVATQLFLLCPDVENPESPKTAPRVPDVEEEDEPGPDVATQLFLLCPDVENPESPKTAPRVPDVEEEDEPGPDVATQLFLLCPDVENPESPKTAPRVPDVEEEDEPGPDVATQLFPPPNPDVGSPKNPKAAPRPLGIPDVEEEGEEPGPDVATQLFLLCPDVENPESPKTAPRVPDVEEEDEPGPDVATQLFLLCPDVENPESPKTGVLERILG, from the exons ATGACCCAAAAAGTGACAGAGACGCCAGATGTGGAAGCAAAGGCCCCAAATCCAGATGTTCCAGATCCCAAAATCGGGTCCCAGGCACTCCTGGTGGAGGAGAGCGACACAgatgtggaggaggaggatccAGATGTGGAACCCCCGAAACGGCTGAAAATGACCCAAAAAGTGACAGAGACTCCAGATGTGGAAGCAAAGGCTGCAAATCCAGATGTTCCAGGCCCCAAAACCGGGTCCCAGGTATTCCTAGTGGACAGTGACACAgatgtggaggaggaggatccAGATGTGCAGCCCCCAAAACGGCTGAAAATGACCCAGAACACGCCTGAAACGCCAGATGTGGAAGCAAAGGCCCCAAATCCAGATGTTCCAGATCCCAAAATCGGGTCCCAGGCACTCCTGGTGGAGGAGAGCGACACAgatgtggaggaggaggatccAGATGTGGAACCCCCGAAACGGCTGAAAATGACCCAAAAAGTGACAGAGACTCCAGATGTGGAAGCAAAGGCTGCAAATCCAGATGTTCCAGGCCCCAAAACCGGGTCCCAGGCATTCCTAGTGGACAGTGACACAgatgtggaggaggaggatccAGATGTGCAGCCCCCAAAACGGCTGAAAATGACCCAGAACACGCCTGAAACGCCAGATGTGGAAGCAAAGGCCCCAAATCCAGATGTTCCAGATCCCAAAATCGGGTCCCAGGCACTCCTGGTGGAGGAGAGCGACACAgatgtggaggaggaggatccAGATGTGGAACCCCCGAAACGGCTGAAAATGACCCAAAAAGTGACAGAGACTCCAGATGTGGAAGCAAAGGCTGCAAATCCAGATGTTCCAGGCCCCAAAACCGGGTCCCAGGCATTCCTAGTGGACAGTGACACAgatgtggaggaggaggatccAGATGTGCAGCCCCCAAAACGGCTGAAAATGACCCAGAACACGCCTGAAACTCCAGATGTGGAAGCAAAGGCCCCAAATCCAGATGTTCCAGATCCCAAAATCGGGTCCCAGGCATTCCTAGTGGACAGTGACACAGAtgtggaagaggaggaggggcCAGATCCAGATGTTGGGTCCCATAGAAACCCCAAACCGGCCCCGAACGCGCCCGAGACTCCAGATGTGAGGCCGAGAAGGCCGAACCCAGACGCCGGCGGCCCTGGATCCAGATGTGGAGCCCTGGTGGTGGAGAGCGACACAgatgtggaggaggaggatccAGATGTTCAGCCCCCGAAAAGACGGAAAACGGCCCAAAACGCGCCCGGAAGCCCAGATGTGGGGCCAGAGCCCCCAGATCCAGATGTTGGGAGgctccagggcacagccaggattCCAGATGTGAGGGTGGAGGAGGGGTGGGATCCAGATGTGGCCACCCAGGCGTTCCTGCCCCCAAATCCAGATGTGGAGAGCCCAAAGCGACTCAAAGTGACCCGGAGCCCGCCCAGAATTCCAGATgtggaagaggaaggggagTCAGATCCAGATGTGGCCACCCAGCTGTTCTTGCCTTCCCCAGACGTCGAGAGTCCAGAAAGCCCCAAAACGGCCCCCAAGGTTCCAGATGTGGAGGGGCCGCCCTCCCTGGATCCAGATGTGGGCACCCAGCTGTTCCTGTCCCCAGATCCAGATGTTGGGAGCCCAGAACAGCTGGAAATGACCCCGAACCCACCCAGAACTCCAGATGTGAGGGAGGaaaccccagccccagccccggaggaggaggaggaggggtcAGACCCAGATGTGGCCACCCAGATGTTCCTGCGCCCTGATCCAGATGTGGGGGGCTCGAAACGACCCAGAATTACCCCAAACCCGCCCCAAATTCCAGATGTGGAGGAGGAAGACGAGTCAGATCCAGATGTGGCCACCCAGATGTTCCTGCCCTCTCCAGATGTTGGGAGCCCAAAGCAACCCAAAATTACCCCAAACCCACCCGAAATTCCAGATGTGGAGGAGGAAATCCCAgatgtggaggaggaagaggagtcAGGCCCAGATGTGGCCACCCAGCTGTTCCTGCGCCCAAATCCAGATGTGGGGGGCCCAAAAAGCCTCAGCATGACCCAGAACACTCCCAGAGTTCCAgatgtggaggaggaagaggaggagccaGGCCCAGATGTGGCCacccagctgttcctgctctgtccAGATGTGGAGAATCCAGAAAGCCCCAAAACGGCCCCCAGAGTTCCAGATGTGGAGGAGGAAGACGAGCCAG GCCCAGATGTGGCCACCCAGCTGTTCCCGCCCCCAAATCCAGATGTGGGGagcccaaaaaaccccaaagctgccCCGAGGCCACTCGGAATTCCAgatgtggaggaggaaggggaggagccAGGCCCAGATGTGGCCacccagctgttcctgctctgtccAGATGTGGAGAATCCAGAAAGCCCCAAAACGGCCCCCAGAGTTCCAGATGTGGAGGAGGAAGACGAGCCAGGCCCAGATGTGGCCacccagctgttcctgctctgtccAGATGTGGAGAATCCAGAAAGCCCCAAAACGGCCCCCAGAGTTCCAGATGTGGAGGAGGAAGACGAGCCAGGCCCAGATGTGGCCacccagctgttcctgctctgtccAGATGTGGAGAATCCAGAAAGCCCCAAAACGGCCCCCAGAGTTCCAGATGTGGAGGAGGAAGACGAGCCAGGCCCAGATGTGGCCACCCAGCTGTTCCCGCCCCCAAATCCAGATGTGGGGagcccaaaaaaccccaaagctgccCCGAGGCCACTC
- the LOC101820784 gene encoding tubulin beta chain, which yields GPPSQQYRALTVPELTQQMFDSKNMMAACDPRHGRYLTVAAIFRGRMSMKEVDEQMLNVQNKNSSYFVEWIPNNVKTAVCDIPPRGLKMAVTFIGNSTAIQELFKRISEQFTAMFRRKAFLHWYTGEGMDEMEFTEAESNMNDLVSEYQQYQDATAEEEEDFGEEAEEEA from the coding sequence gggccccccagcCAGCAGTACCGCGCCCTGACGGTGCCCGAGCTGACGCAGCAGATGTTCGACTCCAAGAACATGATGGCCGCCTGCGACCCCCGCCACGGCCGCTACCTGACGGTGGCCGCCATCTTCCGGGGCCGCATGTCCATGAAGGAGGTGGACGAGCAGATGCTGAACGTGCAGAACAAGAACAGCTCCTACTTCGTGGAGTGGATCCCCAACAACGTCAAGACGGCCGTGTGCGACATCCCGCCGCGCGGCCTCAAGATGGCCGTCACCTTCATCGGCAACTCCACCGCCATCCAGGAGCTCTTCAAGCGCATCTCGGAGCAGTTCACCGCCATGTTCCGGCGCAAGGCCTTCCTGCACTGGTACACGGGCGAGGGCATGGACGAGATGGAGTTCACCGAGGCCGAGAGCAACATGAACGACCTCGTCTCCGAGTACCAGCAGTACCAGGACGCCACggccgaggaggaggaggatttcGGCGAGGAGGCCGAAGAGGAGGCCTGA